The following proteins are co-located in the Nocardia bhagyanarayanae genome:
- a CDS encoding L,D-transpeptidase encodes MRSVLRHLFLAIVVVALAAFGSGAAAATLIGPATVDRITAITPTAGQEVGIAHPVTIQFAAPVTNRARAERLVSISSAGPLDGTFAWTNDRELTWTPTGFLPARSDITVRFADARTEFRTNEGVYAEADMSAHTFTVSIGGQVVRSMPASMGKPGFETPTGTYPVLEKFRSVVFDSRTIGIPLSSPEGYLINGEYAERLTWGGVFVHSAPWSVDSQGYANVSHGCINLGPDDAAWYYETVGIGDPVNVHW; translated from the coding sequence ATGCGGAGCGTACTTCGCCACCTGTTCCTCGCGATCGTGGTCGTCGCTCTGGCCGCGTTCGGCTCCGGTGCGGCGGCGGCGACGCTGATCGGTCCGGCGACCGTCGACAGGATCACGGCGATCACACCGACGGCCGGACAAGAGGTCGGTATAGCGCATCCGGTCACCATCCAGTTCGCCGCACCCGTGACGAATCGCGCTCGCGCCGAGCGCCTCGTGAGCATCAGCTCGGCCGGTCCGCTCGACGGCACGTTCGCCTGGACGAACGACCGCGAGCTCACCTGGACGCCGACGGGCTTCCTGCCCGCGCGCTCCGACATCACGGTGCGCTTCGCCGACGCTCGTACCGAATTCCGCACGAACGAAGGCGTTTACGCCGAAGCCGACATGTCCGCGCACACGTTCACCGTGAGCATCGGCGGCCAAGTCGTGCGAAGCATGCCCGCGTCCATGGGCAAGCCCGGATTCGAAACACCAACGGGCACATACCCGGTGCTGGAGAAGTTCCGCTCGGTCGTCTTCGACTCCCGGACCATCGGCATCCCGCTGAGTTCGCCGGAGGGCTACCTGATCAACGGCGAATACGCCGAACGTCTCACGTGGGGAGGCGTTTTCGTGCACTCGGCGCCATGGTCGGTGGACTCCCAGGGCTACGCCAACGTCAGCCACGGCTGCATCAATCTCGGGCCCGACGACGCCGCTTGGTATTACGAGACGGTCGGCATCGGCGACCCGGTGAACGTGCACTGGTGA